The Ascaphus truei isolate aAscTru1 chromosome 3, aAscTru1.hap1, whole genome shotgun sequence genome includes a region encoding these proteins:
- the LOC142490722 gene encoding uncharacterized protein LOC142490722, giving the protein MFIKTRTRCACVYKDIVAPEGHVSPETEQVSSPGSASSTHLEEHDEEDFDDDDDDDDDAAAAAIDTQIQASDHEEVPIETVLPPKRPANTTYDAIVASEGKIVEAENRRHSDLMTVLERMIALQEETVSQLAHLHRVFIEVPKQLQKINTSFEALVVQQTQANYWRMTNVPQFNTSQPGSVHAGQFSPHSSDIHSPGPNVTGQVADIAVQVPDHILPLPSVQIQQQTPTKEATKTKQDTHETDQPSLVQCLPTCSHVSVGTSPVREQSLPKSPVGEPLPKSPVGESLPKSPVGESLPKSPVGESLPKSPVGESLATSPVGESLATSPVGEQSLPKSPVGESLPKSPVGESLPKSPVGESLATSPAREVPEATQSGSVVPKVGGKRKRKIQETTSRPVTRSQKEQKK; this is encoded by the exons ATGTTTATTAAGACAAGAACACGTTGCGCCTGTGTCTACAAGGATATCG ttgcccctgaaggacatgtgtcacctgagactgaacaagtgtcttcacctgggtcagccagctcaacacacctagaag aacatgatgaagaggattttgatgatgatgatgatgatgatgatgatgccgccgccgccgccatagacacacaaatacaagcaagtgaccatgaagaggttccaattgaaactgttttaccgccaaaacgtccagcaaataccacatatgatgcaattgtagcttctgagggaaaaattgtggaagcagaaaatcgtcgccattctgacctgatgacagtgctggaaaggatgattgcactgcaggaagaaacagtttcacaattggcacatctccacagagtcttcattgaagtgcctaaacagttgcaaaaaatcaacacctcattcgaagcattagttgttcagcaaacacaagctaattactggagaatgactaatgtaccacaattcaacacctcacagccaggatctgttcatgcaggtcagttttcaccacattcatctgatattcattcaccaggcccaaatgttaccggtcaagtagcagacattgctgtgcaggttcctgatcacatcctaccgctgccatctgtacaaattcagcagcagacacctacaaaggaggcgacaaaaacaaaacaagacacacatgaaacagaccaaccatcacttgtgcagtgtctaccaacttgctcacatgtgtcagtgggcacaagccctgtccgtgaacagtcactacccaaaagccctgtaggtgagccactgcccaaaagccctgtaggtgaatcgctgcccaaaagccctgtaggtgaatcgctgcccaaaagccctgtaggtgaatcgctgcccaaaagccctgtaggtgagtcactggccacaagccctgtaggtgagtcactggccacaagccctgtaggtgaacagtcactacccaaaagccctgtaggtgagtcactgcccaaaagccctgtaggtgagtcactgcccaaaagccctgtaggtgagtcactggccacaagccctgcccgtgaagtgccagaggccactcaaagtggctctgttgtacctaaagttggtggcaaaagaaaaaggaaaattcaagagacaacaagcaggcctgttactcgctcgcaaaaagaacaaaaaaaataa